In a genomic window of Erigeron canadensis isolate Cc75 chromosome 5, C_canadensis_v1, whole genome shotgun sequence:
- the LOC122601403 gene encoding L-type lectin-domain containing receptor kinase IX.1-like produces MFILGGGAYISNDGIHVTPEKNSLNSSVFTGRATYIEPFHLWDNASNELASFSTSFSFMIESDPNNDRSHPADGLTFFLAQNDSVIPGSGFMGLPFNMTTNVSTVPFVAVEFDTYCSDWDHTSSCDHVGLNINSIASVLHQEWFISHGRECHAWIEYDSASKTINVSFTGYVNSTMVRQEELVYTVDLRKELPEWVIFGFTAATGVLFEKNNVKSWMFSSSSLEVDQNNGSSPNKTGHIVGIIMKKNKGNKEEELGYSEELSNELEMGATGPRRFSYDELARSTTGFAENKKLGVGGFGGVYKGLLNDLSTYVAVKRVSKTSKQGIKQYAAEVRIISRLRHRNLVQLTGWCHEKGELLLVYEFMEKGSLDLHLFKQKSLLTWDTRYKIANGLASALLYLHEGGKQCVLHRDIKSSNVMLDSNFNAKLGDFGLAKLIDHENVSQSSILAGTLGYMAPECAVTGKSSKESDVFSFGVVALEIACGRKPIDHQAPENKIWLLEWVWELYGTNSLLEAVDPRLGLDFKEEEITRLMILALWCVHPDSESRPSLRQVIRVLNFEATLPILPSKMPVASYLPSLSEVTSISQNRSSTTGSNLNFSM; encoded by the exons ATGTTCATTTTAGGTGGTGGAGCCTATATCTCTAATGATGGAATTCATGTAACCCCAGAAAAAAATTCCCTAAATTCCAGCGTATTTACTGGCCGAGCAACTTACATCGAACCGTTTCATTTGTGGGACAACGCCTCAAATGAGCTAGCTAGCTTCTCTACTAGTTTctcattcatgattgaatcagACCCGAATAATGATCGTTCCCATCCTGCTGATGGCCTAACGTTCTTCCTTGCTCAGAATGATTCTGTAATACCTGGCTCGGGATTCATGGGTCTTCCGTTTAATATGACAACAAATGTTAGTACAGTTCCATTTGTAGCGGTGGAATTTGATACGTATTGCAGTGATTGGGATCACACTTCTAGCTGTGATCATGTAGGTCTCAACATTAATTCCATTGCTTCTGTTTTGCATCAGGAATGGTTTATATCACATGGAAGAGAGTGTCATGCTTGGATTGAGTATGATTCGGCTTCCAAAACTATTAATGTTTCATTCACTGGCTATGTAAACAGTACAATGGTACGTCAAGAAGAACTTGTTTACACTGTTGATCTAAGGAAGGAGTTGCCAGAATGGGTTATTTTCGGGTTTACTGCTGCGACTGGTGTGCTGTTTGAGAAAAATAATGTTAAATCTTGGATGTTTAGTAGTTCTAGCTTAGAAGTTGATCAAAATAATGGGTCATCGCCAAACAAGACCGGACATATAGTAGGAATAATA atgaaaaaaaacaaaggaaaCAAAGAGGAGGAACTCGGGTATTCTGAGGAGCTTAGCAATGAACTTGAAATGGGGGCCACTGGGCCTCGCAGATTCTCTTACGATGAATTAGCTCGATCAACTACAGGCTTTGCAGAGAATAAAAAACTTGGAGTGGGAGGTTTCGGTGGAGTCTACAAAGGTCTTTTGAATGATTTGAGCACATATGTTGCCGTCAAAAGGGTGTCGAAGACTTCAAAGCAAGGGATCAAGCAGTATGCAGCGGAAGTAAGGATCATTAGCCGATTGAGGCATCGCAATCTTGTGCAACTCACTGGTTGGTGCCACGAGAAAGGAGAACTCCTTTTAGTTTATGAGTTTATGGAAAAGGGAAGCCTTGATTTACATCTTTTCAAGCAAAAGAGCTTGTTGACATGGGACACTAGGTACAAAATTGCCAATGGTCTCGCGTCTGCTCTGCTTTATTTACATGAAGGAGGTAAGCAATGTGTTTTGCATAGAGATATCAAATCAAGTAATGTGATGTTGGACTCAAATTTCAACGCAAAACTTGGTGATTTTGGGTTAGCTAAGTTAATTGACCATGAGAACGTCTCTCAGTCATCAATATTGGCCGGAACCTTGGGATATATGGCTCCTGAATGTGCAGTGACGGGCAAGTCAAGCAAAGAATCGGATGTGTTCAGCTTCGGAGTTGTTGCATTGGAAATAGCGTGTGGGAGGAAACCGATTGACCATCAAGCACCAGAAAACAAAATATGGTTATTAGAATGGGTTTGGGAGCTCTATGGGACTAACAGTCTTTTAGAAGCAGTTGATCCACGACTAGGTTTAGACTTTAAGGAAGAAGAAATAACACGGTTGATGATCCTTGCCTTGTGGTGTGTGCACCCTGACTCTGAATCTCGACCATCATTGAGACAAGTGATTCGGGTACTGAACTTTGAAGCTACCTTGCCTATACTTCCCTCAAAGATGCCGGTGGCGTCTTACTTGCCATCTTTATCTGAGGTCACTTCCATCTCACAAAATCGATCATCAACTACTGGATCGAATTTGAATTTTTCAATGTAA